The DNA sequence AGTGTCAGACCAACTACTCAAAAATCCGTACTCCTGTATAGACGCCCTGTGTACCTTTCAGACTTCACTCTTTACAACAGTTcaaaaagacatctgaatataaTAGCTGGTTATTTGAAATACCATTTTTTCAAGCTTCAACAATAACTTGTAAGTTATGGTGAAAGACGAAGCTGTGATCAATTTAAGTCGAACCTTTCATGATACTGTTAAATTTTCACAAATGAAATTCAAACTACCACTTTGAACACTGTACCAATGAAAATTTAGATTTCTTATATGCATTTTTTCTATTacatgcaacattttttttaccacaggcacttctttctttctattaCCTCACATACACAAATGATTTCAGACAACTGTGGCCAACTTATTTAAACAGTCTCAGACGCACCGACGCCACTTGCATTAAAATCGAATGTGAAACTCCACACTGTTGCAACTCGCAACTAATATAACATGCTTGAAACATGAGTAGTATATTTTTAAATATATGCTTTTCTTGGTGCAAGAATAAGAATGCATTATCACAAATACGTAGGCTTGAGATTGTACTGGAAAAGTGAAATATCTTGTGATACTCTGCAGCACAGTTCAAGTATGAaggcattttttaaaagaacactGCACCGAACTATACAGTCATTGTAAAACAATCAGTCAATAAACAGCGAAGCAGAGCACTGGAAACGCTATACATATGGTTAAGGATTGAGTAACAATCAATATGCAGATACCCTTCTGTCAACGAAGCAAACTTTTTGTACAACCTTTAAAAGTGCATATGAACAACATGTGTTATCATCACAACCGCTCACAGAGAGTCTGCTAAATGTGATTTGTACAACATAAACACAATATAGCAAAGAAATGCGCAATCAGTCAGACACAGCTATGATGGCCACAATCGCATATACCTTGACAGACCGCTAATTAAGGCCACAAGTAATGTCAGTTTTGCATCTATCCATTCTACGAAATGTCACCCTAAGGCATGAGGAAAACAAAAACTCGTGGCCAGGAACACCAAAgctagcattaaaaaaaaaacagcagtcaTAAATGCAGCTAACCTGTGAACAATGGTTGTGGCCAAAGATTCGAACATTCGACCACACAAAGACGCACATTTAATTGCAACTGCGAGCTCATACTCCATGGCAGGCATGGCATTGAAATTTGTAAAAACTTGGCACCCCGACGTGGAATTTAGCCTGCCTGGAGGATGAGACTGCTTTAGCCAGCTTCAATTTTTGGCTGCCATTACAAGTCTAAAGTACCGTGATAAAAGTAACGTTTCGTGTTCCTTACATCGGAAATTTCACAGCAAACAAATTccaccacatcttttatgataGCTTCCAAAGAAGGTTGCTCCTTCTCCGATTGGTTCCATGGATGCAATGTGGCAGGCATTGGAAGATGTTCAAAACGAGCGCCCAAACGTGCTTAAAGACAAAAGTCTAAACAAGCCCTCATGGCAGTGTCACAAGATTAGTTATTGTCTGATACTGCACTCTATTCAGAGACCGGCTCGAACATGAAACAACAATCTGCTTTTACTAAGATAGCCGACATGCTACCCTTACACAAAACAACAACACACTTTAGATAAGTCCACAAACATGGACTTCAACAAGTTTGATGCCACCAACAGTTGAAGAAGCACTTGTCTCAACCATCGGGAGCTGAAAAAACTGCGACAGTTGTTAGGTCTGTCTGCTACCGCTGCTTTGACGTGCAGTCAAAATAAAATTGCGAAAGCCAAAGTTTTGACAACTTCCAGGTTGTGCAAGTGCTTTTTCCATGCAACTGAATTGCCCATGCTATGTAAGCATAAATGAACCTGCTATAAAAATGAGCAACCCGGTCTCCACCATCAAGAAGGATGAAAATGCCCAAATGAGGAACACTTCGGGAGTACCGATGAAAGTTAAATGCCACAAGAAAATACGACATCCCCAGTAGACATTCTTTGGAAGTTTGATGAAATACTCTGTCGTAAGCTCTGCAAGTTGCTCCTTCTCGTGTGGACCACAACTCCATTCACAAGTTGATCCTGAAGGAGCTGTTGAGAACAGTGAGTAGTCAATATCTTTCATGCCACCATGAAAACGTGGAAAGTACATGTCGCAGGAATACAGCAAAATTGGGGCCGTATCTTGAAACGGCTCTTTTCACTTTCCTATCTTGCTGCGCACCATCATTGGCTCACACGAGGCCAATCAATTAGACTAATGATGCAAAACTGATAAGAAACTAAAGCAATGGAAGGAAAGAACCTTTACAAGATACAGCTCCTGTTCCCTTGTATTTGCTATCTTCACAGAGATAACTGCTGACCCCTCGGATGCCGTAGATAGAAGGCTGCACTCTAAATGATTGCACGCCACAATGGATGTCGCTCTTATCTACGCTTGGTTAAGTACTTGAGATGCTAGATAGCTTTGCGTGTTTAGAAACCATTAACACAAACTGCCACCGTACTCTGTGTTTGACGTCCGCTATTTTCGGCCAAGTTACTGCGTGCAGATATCCCCACGCACAAACATGAACACGCCGCTTCCGGATGTTGCGAGAACAGCTACGCTACAGCTGCAATGTTAAGAAGCAAGGAAGAAGAAAACCTATATAAAAGTAAACTATTAATATTTGTAACTACTCATGGTTTGTCAAAGGTGGCAAATGCTGTGTTTCTTAATTGGACACTAAAGAGCAACATTACATTAGTTTAGCCTCCTTAAAAATTTAATTTAAAATTTTAATTTGATGGGAAGAGGTTTTTAAATAATGAAGTAAAGTAATATCAAAGTGTATTTTGCTGAACTCCACACCTGAACAGCAACGGCGATGTGGTAATGCTATGACATCATAGATTTCGATGTATTTTCCCATAATTGAGCCTTTTTCATTCAGAACGTCCTTGAAACTTCATAGTTTAAGCCCCTCACTTCTCTAGAATGCAATATgcaatattttgctattgatgAAACATTAACTAGTCCCTAGCTACAGCTGTTAAAATCCTGTGATCTCGTGAAGAGCTAGCATGGAAGCTTCAAGCCACACTTTTgttcttgcgtcttttctggaTTGCCAAGATTCTAATCGCAGTAAAAATGCCATTTCCGGTATTCGAGACGTATAATTTATCAATTCTGTTGAACTTAACATCTGTCATTGCTGTACTTTTCGGTTGCACTTACTACCATAATGATGCAGTTCTTTACCAAACTTCCATTTAATATCATGTGCAGAGAGACACTCACTTCATGAAGTCGGGTGCTTTTGAGATGGCGTGTTCAAACTCTGCAAATGCTAGGAGCCTGTCTTCATCCAGATCGGCTTCCTTGAGAATCTGAAAAAGAGGACACACACCGTGCGTTCGGCCTATGGAAAATTTTCCTGGTTGTGCATATACAAAACGAGATCTTCATGTGTCGCCATACCTGCCAAATCTCCCAAATTTTCCATAGAGCTTTCAAATTCTGGCTTGCTTTACGTTTTTACTAATGCCGCATCAAAGTTATACAAAAGTCCCGATTTGAATGTGATCGACTGCGTGCAAGGCTTTCAAATTAATATCTCCCTCCTGGTAACAAAGCAGCTCACCTTCATACAAAAGTGACGGTGCAAGATAGACTATGATATGCGAGCTAAACCAGCAAATTTTTTTCCCCTCTTGACAAAAATAAGAAGTCTAGCGACGGTTTATGCTAATCTGCTTGGGTCTAAATTGGCACCCCTGTAGGTTTCCCTACATTGCCACAGTGTGTCGGCAAGTATAGTAATAAATATGTGGTGCACAACGCAAACCACGTTTTCTCACATGGCAAAAGATATGAAGAGCTGTAGCAGTGACtgtagaaaaaaatttaattatagaGTTTTACACGCTAAAACAACATCATTATGGAGCATGTcacagtggaggactccagactAATTTGATCACCTGGATTTCTCtagcatgcacctaaatctaagtacaaaagTGTTTCTGCCTTTTGCCCCTATTAGAATGCAGTCACCGTGGCCGGGTTGGAGGCTGTCACCTTGTCAGAAGCGATGCAACACTATCGGCATTAAGCAGCCACAGCAGGTTCAAATTACAGCCGACACCCGTTAATTCGACCTCGGTTAATTAGACCTGCTAATTTCTAACGCACTGCAAAGTCCCGGCGAGAAACCATGCATCGAGAGCTATGGAAGAAAAACTCGTTTATTTCAAATGCGAAAGCAATCTGCATGGGTGAATTTGACCTCCAGCGGCACCCCCTAATGCGCGCTGCAGTTACCGAATGCTTGAAAACACAAACTATGGCCAGATGGTACTGCTGTTTCAAGCTTGAAGCTGTTTTACTGCTATCTTTTAGTGGCTTACACTCACTCTCTGCCGTGAAGCCATCCGTTCACATTTGTTTCATGCAGTGTCCCACTGAGGCAGCGTTTAAACATGTCAATGATCTTCGCTGCATGCTGGTCGAGTTGTGCTTGAAGAGCAAAAAGCAAAAAGATAATGCACACTACTTCAACTAATGAAAAAGAATAGAGTTTGCTAATTTTGCCACCGCTTGTTAATTCAACCTTAGTATAACTCAACCAAATCTTGTGGTCCCTCAAGGGTCGAGTTAACATGAGTCAACTGCACAAGGTGCCATAGTCGAGACTCTGGTTTAATTTCAGTCGTCTCGGGTTCTTTAATGCACATCTGAATATaggtacacgggcattttttaCATTTTGCCACCATCTGAATGCAGTTGCGGTGACCGGGAATCAAACCTGCAACTTTGATTTCAGCAGCAGAATgcaatagccactaagccactgtGGTGGGTGCAATGACTGTTAATCAACTCACATTTTCGACCAGCTGTTTGACTTCGTAGTCTGCGAAGACCTGCCCACCTCGCTGCGTCAGTCGGCCAATGACTTGCTTCAGGTCCTCAGTAGATATCATGTCATCCTCATTGAAGTCTGAAAAGCGTAGCCAAAATTAGGCTCCTGCCATGTTTCTCCGCACTTCGCTGTGGTGCATTTCTAGTGAAGGTGATGCCATGCAGGGGTCATTATGGCATGTAAATAAAAGTGGGCTGTCTCCAGAGTTACTGGGAACAGCTTTGTGAAAGCAGTGGGAATGGGTTAAGTATTCTTAAATAGAATGTAGCAAAATATGTTCAGCGTTTcgtttttttcatctttcttttttctgttttgttttctttttttttttggcatataCAGTGAGGTACACTCTGTGCCTCACTGTGTATGCCAAGAATAAGTGCTGAACACAACACAGCGTGATTATGTAAAACCAATGTTGAGCATACAATTCGCTTTGAATAAAAATGCACTTTTGGGAACCAAGACATTGAAACAACggagagttttctttttttttttaagttacaaGATAGAATCAATGTACAGTACAGTCCATCTTTTAAGAGAACTGCTATGCAGCAACAAAGCCAActtgaacatttatgtttttATCAGGAAGAACTGCCGGACACTATCACATGGGTGCAGCTACACATAAAAAACAAATTTGTAGGCTATGTCTTATCTTAGCAAGAATCAATAGCAAAATAATACCTGCATGTTCTCGACCTTTAAAGGTGGAATGTACTGTACATGGCCAGAATGTTGATGAATTAGTCTATAAATAATTTAAAATCATGACTGTAACAGAGTCCTTTGATACTTTTCTACTGGTCACGAAACTTCAGGCCAAGCTAGCTCTAGGGACAGCAGCTTTTGTTAAGGGCACCACAGCAGATGAGGAGGCTATGATTGCCAATGTCATCGGCTTGTTTTCGTGGTTTGGAATAGTTTCGGTGGCTTTAGGCCTGATCACACCAGGACGACACGGCAATGATTTTGGTCTTCCGAGTTCCTGCAACAGCTATGTTATGCTGACAGCCATGTCGGCAAGAGTGGAGTAGTCGTCAGAGAAGTCTGACAATTTTGCCGCCACACTGCAATGACACAACGGCCCCTGCACCGGCATGGCTGTTGTGGAATTTTTGCTGCTGATTTCTATACACGCTTTTTTTACTCATTCTCAACAAGGTATTTAGCATATTTTCGGTAAGGAACAGTTCGAGCGCGAGCAACTTCCCAGGTCTTAATACCGATTTATCCGAGCTGCGCATTTGTTCACATCGGCACGTGCGGCCACAGTTAGTTGTTCACTTCAAgcactgtgtaaactgtgcagCGGCGAGACAAAATAATGACTAAATATTGCAAGACGTGCTGAATTGCGAATATGAGGtccgttcgattcgcctgcaccactgtgaaccagttcacaaGAACTCGGAAATTATGCTGCTCGATTTCTTCGGTGAAGGCACAGCGTGACACTTGAAACGAATGCCAAAGGGGCAGATGTGGTGCAGGCATTATATTTTCCCCAAATAACGAGCACAGAGTGAGCAAGTTTAAGAGGTCCTGAAGTGCTGGTATGATTGGCTTCTGAGGTGTAAATACACCCACGGCTTGCATGGACACAGCAGACGCACGTAAGGCGAGTTTCAGCGGAGCTTTCACATGTGTTCTGTATCGTCTGCTGCGCTGCCGCTCTGCACTTGTATGTCTACACCAAGTCAGTACCGACAATAGAGAAGGTGCAGgaaaatcatgaaccagccctgcacctttcctACACTTTTTGAAACAAACGGCGTGGTTCATGGGGCACCAATGCTTcaccgctgaaacgaatggcaaggtgcagcacctcgtgaactggttcaggtggtgcaggctaATTGAACGTACTTATGAGCATCGGCGCACCAGACTAGCTGAAACGAGCTGCATGATATGAGTGACCAACAGCTTCACCGGCCCCTTTGAGAATGGCGAAtgggagatggggggggggggggctgttatTGATAGCTGGTTTTCGCTTCTTTTCTATACTGGCAGTGTATGCAGATGTCCCATAGAATGATGGAGAATTTTCGTGACCACTGAAAGTATCAATGGACTCTGGTACCACTGTACGGAATAATATCCAGTGTAGAGTGACAACGAGCCATGAGCATGAACGTTCAAGTACTCAAACTTGGATAGTGTCTCCTGCAGCACACATTGCACATTCTTTAGTAGTTACACACATTTCGTAGTTATAGGCATTAGTTCAATTCCAACAAACCGATCACACCAGGTTCAGAGCACACATGTAGCTGCTGTCCTGCCTTGATTCCTCTCCGTGCTATACCACTATACTTGCAGTCTTTGCCCTTCTTTTTTTAGGAGGGGCATAATGTTTTGGCGCAGCTGTGTGGTCTTTAACCCAATCCCCCATTGTATTATCCTTTACATGTCTTTCCTTTCTTGCTTTACCCTCATCCACCTCTCTTAAGCAAGTGTTAGGCCACTGTGTCACGaagataaaatataaaaaaaatacacataaaACTATGTGTAACACATAAAATTATAAAACTTCCAACCACAGTTGCCGTCAGTCAATCTTACACGGACTATCGCCACCACCAGCCTTTGCAGCTGCCACAGCGGCAGCGAAAGCAAACTTGACACGAGATTTATTGGTACCATTTATGTGTTCCTTTCTGATGATAACCTCAAAAGATGTGCATATAATGCAACATTGTGATTTTAAATGAGCAAAGTTTCGAAGGATTACAAGTTAACGCACCGAATATCTGGAAAGCATATTCTGTCTTCACACTCCGTGGCGCCTTGTCACTGAAGACCGACATCATGTCCAGGAAGTCCTCGAAGGTCATGTGGCCATCATTGCTTGACGAAAAGACCTTGCATATCCGGTCTCGGAAGGGGTTCACTCCCAGCTCGGGCATGTTGAGGATTTTGTCCATCGGCAGTTTGGCGTTTCGGTCCTTGGACACCACCTCTGGTGCCAGCTGCTTGAACCTCTCGTACGCTCTGCAGGGAAAGTTAAAAAGGTGAACCAAGCTCAAACAAATACTTATGGCATGTGTGTTTGTTTTGGCTGTCGGTAACTCCATACTTAGTTAAGGCATGGCAAAAGATTTGAACAGACGAAACCCGATTGTGTTTCCTTGTCATGATGAACAAACATGTACAGTACACTTTTAAAATGATTTAGAGTTTAAACTTAGTCATCGATTGCCGCATAAAATCGATATGGCATAATATCTTGTAGGCCTTATTTGTGTGCTATATTTGCAGGCACAATTGTGTGCCTTGCACTTCACAGAAGGCGCCTCCTTCTGATAAAGCTGAACAAGTGCTGCTGCCATATGTTTCGCTTTGCTAGGAGTTTCGATGCTCCTTTTAACAGTATACCATACTCTCTCAAGCAACACAAAAGGGAATAACAAAACTGCTTTCAAAAAGCGTCTAGTGGCTAAAAACACACATACCTCGTGCTAAAGTGTTTAATAAGGCTAAATATTCAATGGGAAACCTACATGCTAGTTCGCCTACTTGTGAACGAGTATGCTGAGTTATGCACCACCGCTGAATTCTTATGTTGGTGTAATACAAAAATGCCTCCATACTTAAATGCACGAGCACATATGCAAGAatgccaggtggtcgaaattaaaaTGAAGCACCTTACAATGGTGTCTCCCCTGGTCCCTTGCATTGCTTGTTAAGGCACATTAAACTCTATGAATCACTGAATTATCCAATCAAGTCACAATTAATACACAAAATTTGGACATACATGTAAATATACAGAACAATTTATTAATACAAATAAGTGGCATGTAGGATGACATACTGAGTCCCTAACTGATCATGGAAATCTTTCAGCACTGAAATGCAACACGCAGCAGAAAATTTTTAAGAAGCCCACACCAGAGAAAAGCACCGTTGATAGTTCAGCTGTGTGAATTTTGAGCAGATATGTTCCTACAGCTGTTTATGTTCAAACTTAATGTGTTAGAAATAACTCCTAGCTCATTCGTTTTGGTGACATTTCCGATTTTACACCATCCATGCATACAACAGACATACAGAAGAATTAACATCTGCTGTTTAATATATTGACGTATGCTGATCATGATTACAATATAATCATAATTCTCCACATGCAGCAGTCTACATAGGGTAGCACTTAGTGCAATCATTGAATATTGCCTCacagcttaattttttttctgtccctACAAAATTATTAGGTATGTAGACTAGTGAGTCCTAAACACTCATGGTATATATACCAATTGAGATGCAATAACTTATTGCACAGTTCTTTCCTAAGAGAGCTATCGATAATTTGTTTTCGCACATTGCTTAATGAGAGTTTTTATACACCCGACACCTCAACTAACTTCACTTGCATCACACAAAAtcccaaaaagaaagaaaggcaaaggtTGCTCTGGTTTATTCGAGCTCGGAGCAAACTTTTGTAATGCTgctccccttttctttctttacatgaGAAATCGCAGTGTACGCAAAAGCtttatctcctttttttttctttttaccgacGGTATGTAACTTATTGCTTCCACTTGAAGCTCGCGTTACGTACGCACGTCCGTAGAGCGATAACAGACTACGAGCGTAGCGAGATTGAAACACAATGACGTATACATTACACACTCGAGGTCAAAAACGCACGCCCTCGGACGAAGCGCTCAAAGCGCGCTGACGACATTCCATCCGTGTTCCG is a window from the Dermacentor albipictus isolate Rhodes 1998 colony chromosome 6, USDA_Dalb.pri_finalv2, whole genome shotgun sequence genome containing:
- the LOC139061013 gene encoding calcium and integrin-binding family member 2-like isoform X2, with the protein product MGQQHSVFTEEELDDYQELTFFTKSEIIVAYERFKQLAPEVVSKDRNAKLPMDKILNMPELGVNPFRDRICKVFSSSNDGHMTFEDFLDMMSVFSDKAPRSVKTEYAFQIFDFNEDDMISTEDLKQVIGRLTQRGGQVFADYEVKQLVENILKEADLDEDRLLAFAEFEHAISKAPDFMK
- the LOC139061013 gene encoding calcium and integrin-binding family member 2-like isoform X1, with the protein product MGQQHSVFTEEELDDYQELTFFTKSEIIVAYERFKQLAPEVVSKDRNAKLPMDKILNMPELGVNPFRDRICKVFSSSNDGHMTFEDFLDMMSVFSDKAPRSVKTEYAFQIFDFNEDDMISTEDLKQVIGRLTQRGGQVFADYEVKQLVENILKEADLDEDRLLAFAEFEHAISKAPDFMNSFRINL